The Stigmatella aurantiaca DW4/3-1 genome contains the following window.
CTTGGCGTCCACCAGCGTCAACGCGATCCGCATGCAGGCCAACAGGCAGTTCACCAGTGCCCAAAACAATTTCACGGTTGAGCTCGACTTCTCCCGGTACAAGGGCTCGAAGGTCGGGGGCAAGGACGGCGTCGCGGGGGCCAATACGCTCATCGGCGTGAGCGACATCTACGCGGGCCTGACCTACGCCAAGACCGTGCTCACCATCACTGGCAAGCTCGCCGACGGCAGCGCCGCAAGCCCGAAGGGATGGAAATTGCTCAACGGTGGCGCAGCACCTCCCACTGCTGGGGGCAATCAGCCCAGCGCGCAATTGGGCCTCGCGAACGGCGTGCTGCAGGGCACCTCTCAACCGGCTCCCGGAGGCATGGCCAACTCGATCGATACCGTGATGGGCTTGGTGCGGCTCGACGCGGCCGGTTATCAGACGCTGCACTTGCGTTATGACATCTTCCCGGTAGGGAACAACCGGTCACCGCGCATCGACAATTCGGGTCTGTACGTCGCCTCTGCCTTCCCTCGCAAGCCCGCGCGCACCGAGCCGTCCAAGGCCGAGGAGCCCTCCACTCCCGCGACGCCGGTCAAGCCCACCGTCGTGATCAAGGACAAACCTGGAAAGCGGCCTGGAGCCACTACCAGCTATGTCTTCACCGTGAAGAACCCAGATGGCTCGATCTCAGGCAAGGGTTGCTTCACCTATGAGACCCCGGCCGGTGGCGGGGAACCCAAGCTGACAGCGTTCTACTATCACGACAAGGTCGTTGGCACGATTAAGCAAGCCAACGTCCAGACGTTCTACTTCAATCAGGACGATGCGGATAAGCGCTTCACGTTCGTCACCAGCGCCCCGGCGAAGGGAATCTGCAGCCTGACCGCGGACAATACCCTGCCGGCACATCTCACCGGAATCGGCGGCGAAGGCGCGCAGAGCTACCTCAACAAGACGCTGGAGTTCCCCAAGCTGGCCACAGGGACCACGGTCACAGAAGAGAGCACCTCCACTCCCGCGGTCGATCTCGTCGTGGTCATCGACTCCAGCGTCTCGATGAAGGACGAGGCCGACGCGCTGAACCAAGCGGTGGGCGCGGCCATCGAGGCAGCCAAGACCAAGTGCCCCTCGGATCTGCGCGTCACGTATCTGGGTATCGAAGGGACGTTCAAGAACACTCGCTTCGACACCACGGTCAAGAATTACCTGATCGACATCGCCAAGGCGGACGAGGCCGCGCTGCGGGGACGCAAGAAGGGCACGGTGGCGGGCGGCGGCGCTCAGGAGGACGGAGCGCGCGCCATCGAGGACGTCATTGCTCACTACAACTGGCGGCCCGGCGCCAAACGCGCGGTCTTTTTCCTCGGCGACGAGGCATTCGAGGGCGGTGGCAGCGACGTCAATCAAGAAGATATCGACGCCGCCAACCGCGCCATCGACGCCGCCAAGAAGGGCGATGTCCGGATTCACACGTACCTCGGTACGAGCGGCGCGAAGGCGAAGCAGCGAAAGGCGCTGGAGGATGAGTTCGCGCGCGCCGCGACCGAGACCGGTGGCAAGGCGTTCACCTCCAAAGACGCGCTGAACGGCTTCCAGGATCTCCTGGAGAAGGTGATCTGCGGCAGCAAGTCGAGCACGACCACCACGACCGATTTCTGCTGCTGCCAGGAGTATGTGGAGCAGGCCTAGCGACCTCTCTCGACCGGTCACATGACGGAAGAACCGGCCTCAAGGAAGGGCGTACTGGGTTCGCAAATACGTGTCCACAGTGCGTTGCTCGAGTTCGGGCAACGCACTGGAGTAGAAGAGGATTTCGGCGATGTCCCCGCTCATGAAATATCTCACGTGATAGACTTGGTTGTTGCCAACCGTCGCGGTGACATCGGGCAGCGCGGGTTGTCTCTCCGCGGTTCCCATGCTGGCGGTAAAGCCGCTGCCGCGCTGATCCCCCGCGCGGAAATACGGCCGGCCGGCCCGGTCACGTGGGTGCCGACGCTCAACCAGAGCGCCAGCGACGCCAAGGGAGGGGTCATGGCCGGAGGGGCAGGTTCAACCCAGAACCGTTGGGAGGATGGCTCCGCCAGCTTGCCCGCGAAGGAGTAGGTCAGAGCACCACGGACCTCCACGGCCTGCCGGTGGGGGACTGATGCGTGAAGCGCACGGTCACCGAGGTCTCTGGCGAGGGGGCCGTGCTGCTTGGGCAGTTCCAGTCCTTCGCCACCCGGAAGGTGCCGCCCGGAGAAATCGTGGCCTCCGAGGCGCCCTTGGCTCCTGTCAACGTCACCGTGAGGGGGGAGTCATCCACCGCCATGTCCGCGATGGCATCCGCGTTCGTCTTGCGCAGCCCGAAGAACTCCGCGAAGGCGTCCTCCCATGTCCGGTGGCGCTCCAGGCACGCATCCAGCACCCCGCAGTCCTCGAAGCCGCAGTTCATCCCCTGCCCGAAGAACGGCACGAGGGTGTGCGCCGCGTCTCCCAGCACCAGCGCGCGCCCTCCTGCATGCCAGGGCGTGCTCTTCACCGTGACCGTCGTCCCCGTGGGGTTGTGGATGAAATCGTGCGTCAGCTCCGGCAGGAGCGGAACGGCATCCGGGAACTGCTCCTCGAAGAAGGCGAGCACCTTTCCCGGGGAATCCAGTGCCCGCTCAGGCCGCGCTCCCCTCAGGGGCCAGGCAGGGCGCTTGGGCATGTGGGCTACTGCCGCCTGGCGCTCAACACCCTGCCATCTGCGCAGGCTCCTGCGCCGGGGCCAGCTGAGCAGGCCGCGGGGGGGGCCAGGTGCTCCACAATGGCGCCCACCCCGTCGGGTGCCCTCAGGTACGCCAGCACCCGGCCCTGCCGCCCCCCCCTACTCAGGCGCACACGTCCAGCGCGAACCTCCTGCGCAGCAGCCCGGCCAACCACATCATCTCCCCTGAACGGGTACGCTCCTACTGGCCGCATCAGTCTAGGCACTGCTCGCTTGCTGAGTTCACTCATCCATGTTGGACATTCCCGGTTACAAAGTTCTGGGCACGATTCGAGCGACTGGCTCGAATGTGCTCTTCCATGCGGTGCGTGAGGCCGATGGCCTGCCCGTCATCCTCAAGACGCCGCTGGCACCCACGCCAGGTCCCAGCGAGCGCGAACGCTACCGCCGGGAGTTCGGAATCCTGCAGCGGCTCCGGGACGTGCAGGGCGTGGCCAGGCCCTACGCCTGCGAACGGATCCGCGAGCGGCCGGTGCTCCTGCTGGAAAGGATCCAGGGCGAGCCGCTATCGGAGTCGGTGGGCCGGCCGCTGGGGGTCTCCCAGTGTCTCGGTGTGGCCATCTCCCTGGCTTCGACCCTGGCGGAGATCCACTGCCGCAACATCATCCACAAGGACATCAAGCCTTCCAACATCATCCTCGAGCCCTCGGGCGAGGCACGCCTCATCGACTTCGGGGCCGCCACGCTGCAGAAGGTCGAACACTTGGACGCCGCGCCCGCCCATCTGATCGAGGGGACGCTCGCGTACATGTCGCCCGAGCAGACGGGGCGGATGAACCGGGGGGTGGACTATCGGACCGACTTCTACTCCCTGGGCGTGACGCTTTACGAGTTGCTCACGGGCCAACGGCCATTCCAAGGGCGTGATGCGCTCGAGTGGTTCCACGCGCACATGGCGCAGAACCCCAGGCCGCCGCACGAACTCAACCCCAGCGTGCCGCCCGCCTTGTCGGCCATCGTGGCCAAGTTGCTGGCAAAGGTGGCCGAGGAGCGCTACCAGAGCGCCGAGGGATTGAAGGCTGACCTTGAGCAGTGCCGTGAGGGGCTGCGCCAGGACACTCTGGAAGGCTTCACTCCAGGCGCGCACGACGCTCCCCATCAGTTCCAGTTGCCCCAGCGGCTCTACGGGCGCGAGGCCCAGGTCGCCAGCCTGATCCAAGGTTTCGAGCGCGTCATCTCGAACGGCAGGCCAGAGCTTTTCCTGGTCAGTGGTTACTCCGGTATCGGCAAGTCCTCGGTGGTGCATGAGCTGCACAGGCCGGTGTTACAGCGGCGCGGGTTCTTCCTGAGCGGGAAGTTCAATCAGTTCCAGCGGGACATTCCCTACGCGACCCTGGCGCAGGCCATCCGGGGGCTGCTGCAGCAACTCCTGGCGGGAACCGATGAGGAACTGGCGAAGTGGCGTGAGCGGCTGAATCGCGCGTGGGGGGGCGATGGCCAGGCGCTCGTGGACCTGGTGCCGCAACTGGAGGTGTTGGCGGGCAAGCAGCCTCCGCTCCAGGCGCTGCCTCCCAATGAGGCGCACTTCCGCTTCCACCGGGTGGTCCGCCAGTTCCTCCAGGTGTTCGCCACTCCCGAGCACCCGCTCGTGGTGTTCCTCGATGATCTGCAGTGGGCGGACCTGGCGAGCCTCCAGCTCATCCAGCAGCTGCTGTCCCAGCCGGAGATTCCCCCGGTGCAGTGGATTGGGGCCTACCGCGACAACGAGGTGAGCCCTTCCCATCCGCTGACGTCGGTGTTGGACGAGGTACGCAAGGCCGGTGCGCGGATCACCAGTATCCGGCTGGAGCCCTTGAGCCTGAATCAGGTCAAGCAGCTGGTCGCCGACACGCTTCCGGGTGTGAGGGAGGACATGGCCGTCTCCCTCTCGGCACTGGTGCACGAGAAGACAGGCGGCAACCCCTTCTTCTTCCTCCAGTGGATGGTGACGTTGAACCAGGATGGCTTGCTGGTGCGCGAGCCAGGGGGCGGATGGCGGTGGGATGTTGGAAGCGTCCGGGCCAGGGGCTACTCGGACAATGTTGTCGACTTCATGGTGGGCAAGCTGCGCCAGCTCCCTTCCGGGACACAGCAGTTGCTGCAGCTGGCGGCGTGCGTCGGCAATGTCTTCTCACTCCAGCTGCTGAGAACGCTGGCTGGCTTGGAGGACGTGGGAGACGTGGAGCAAGGGCTCGCGCCCGCGCTCCAGGAGGGGCTGCTGACGCGCACGGGTCCGGAGCAGTACCGCTTCCTCCACGACCGCATCCAGCAGGCGGCTCACGCCCTCATCTCCGAGGCGGAGGGCAAGTCCGTTCACCTGCGCATCGGCCGGTTGCTGCTGAAGAGCCTGTCACCCGAGGCGCTGGACGAGACGATTTTCGACGTGGTGAGTCAGCTCAACGCCGGGTTGGAACTGATCGATGAACCTGGGGAGTGCCATCTCGTCGCGCGGCTGAACGCTGAGGCGGGCAGGAAGGCTGAAGCCGCAGTGGCGCCTCTGCCGGCTATTACCTACCTCACGGCAGCCTTTGAACTCATTCCTGGCAACCCCTGGGAAACGGATTACGAGCTGGCCTTCAAAGTGCGGTCCGCCCGGGTGAGGTGCGAACTCCAGTGTGGCAACGCGGCCAGGGCGCGCCAGCTGTCGGAGGAACTCCTCTCCCAAGCACAGACTCGTGCGAACACCACGGCCGCCTACTGCCTGAAGAGCACCAGTTGTCAGCTCGCTGGCGATATTCAGGAGGGAACTTCGTGCATGCTGGAGTGCCTGGCGAAGCTGGGCCTGCCCATGGTCACGCACCCCGCCTGGGAGGAGGTGGTGGCGGCCCATGATGAAGTATGGACCCTGCTAGGAGACCGCTCCATCGAGAGCCTCATTGACCTGCCGCCCATGACGGACCCGGACATCAAGATGGTGATGGGGGCACTCTCATCGGCCTTCACGTCGGCCTACTTTGCCGGCCCCCATTTGCTCATCATCATCTTGAGCCGAATGGTCTCTCTCACCCTCCGTCACGGTTTCACGGAAACAGCGATGAGGGGACTCGGTTGGTTCGGGGTACTGACCAGTTTTCTGTTCAAGCGGTACCAGGAAGGTACTGCCCTGGGAAGGCTCGCCCTCGGGCTCGTTGAGCGGTACAACATGACCGCCTGCCGCGCACAGGTGCTTTCCAGCCTGGAGAACATCAGCTACTGGACCCAACCCTTCGCCGCCGTGCAGGAGATCGCCCTCAGCGGCCTCCACCACGCGCTCCAGTCGGGAGACTTTCAGTCCGCGAGTTTCTTCAGCGTCTCGACCTTGGGAAATCGTCTTGCGCTGGGGCATGCCCTGGATGACATCCACCAGGAGTCGGTCTCGCGCAGTGAATTCCTGCTCAATGCCGGGTACCAGGACTGCCAGGATATGCTGGTCATCTACCAGCGCTACGTGCAGCAGTTGCGCGGGCGCTCGCTCTCATTCGGCACCCTGAACGGAGAGGGCTTCGATGAGCAGGCCTTCG
Protein-coding sequences here:
- a CDS encoding vWA domain-containing protein yields the protein MSQTSNPQSSSVEALDLVFWDPSGYRWNGSGDWNQWRYVPDGLGGEIGIRFGVSSGFGTFDWNNGGVAPHGSINDGTGAASFGKNEQAGLASTSVNAIRMQANRQFTSAQNNFTVELDFSRYKGSKVGGKDGVAGANTLIGVSDIYAGLTYAKTVLTITGKLADGSAASPKGWKLLNGGAAPPTAGGNQPSAQLGLANGVLQGTSQPAPGGMANSIDTVMGLVRLDAAGYQTLHLRYDIFPVGNNRSPRIDNSGLYVASAFPRKPARTEPSKAEEPSTPATPVKPTVVIKDKPGKRPGATTSYVFTVKNPDGSISGKGCFTYETPAGGGEPKLTAFYYHDKVVGTIKQANVQTFYFNQDDADKRFTFVTSAPAKGICSLTADNTLPAHLTGIGGEGAQSYLNKTLEFPKLATGTTVTEESTSTPAVDLVVVIDSSVSMKDEADALNQAVGAAIEAAKTKCPSDLRVTYLGIEGTFKNTRFDTTVKNYLIDIAKADEAALRGRKKGTVAGGGAQEDGARAIEDVIAHYNWRPGAKRAVFFLGDEAFEGGGSDVNQEDIDAANRAIDAAKKGDVRIHTYLGTSGAKAKQRKALEDEFARAATETGGKAFTSKDALNGFQDLLEKVICGSKSSTTTTTDFCCCQEYVEQA
- a CDS encoding trifunctional serine/threonine-protein kinase/ATP-binding protein/sensor histidine kinase; this translates as MLDIPGYKVLGTIRATGSNVLFHAVREADGLPVILKTPLAPTPGPSERERYRREFGILQRLRDVQGVARPYACERIRERPVLLLERIQGEPLSESVGRPLGVSQCLGVAISLASTLAEIHCRNIIHKDIKPSNIILEPSGEARLIDFGAATLQKVEHLDAAPAHLIEGTLAYMSPEQTGRMNRGVDYRTDFYSLGVTLYELLTGQRPFQGRDALEWFHAHMAQNPRPPHELNPSVPPALSAIVAKLLAKVAEERYQSAEGLKADLEQCREGLRQDTLEGFTPGAHDAPHQFQLPQRLYGREAQVASLIQGFERVISNGRPELFLVSGYSGIGKSSVVHELHRPVLQRRGFFLSGKFNQFQRDIPYATLAQAIRGLLQQLLAGTDEELAKWRERLNRAWGGDGQALVDLVPQLEVLAGKQPPLQALPPNEAHFRFHRVVRQFLQVFATPEHPLVVFLDDLQWADLASLQLIQQLLSQPEIPPVQWIGAYRDNEVSPSHPLTSVLDEVRKAGARITSIRLEPLSLNQVKQLVADTLPGVREDMAVSLSALVHEKTGGNPFFFLQWMVTLNQDGLLVREPGGGWRWDVGSVRARGYSDNVVDFMVGKLRQLPSGTQQLLQLAACVGNVFSLQLLRTLAGLEDVGDVEQGLAPALQEGLLTRTGPEQYRFLHDRIQQAAHALISEAEGKSVHLRIGRLLLKSLSPEALDETIFDVVSQLNAGLELIDEPGECHLVARLNAEAGRKAEAAVAPLPAITYLTAAFELIPGNPWETDYELAFKVRSARVRCELQCGNAARARQLSEELLSQAQTRANTTAAYCLKSTSCQLAGDIQEGTSCMLECLAKLGLPMVTHPAWEEVVAAHDEVWTLLGDRSIESLIDLPPMTDPDIKMVMGALSSAFTSAYFAGPHLLIIILSRMVSLTLRHGFTETAMRGLGWFGVLTSFLFKRYQEGTALGRLALGLVERYNMTACRAQVLSSLENISYWTQPFAAVQEIALSGLHHALQSGDFQSASFFSVSTLGNRLALGHALDDIHQESVSRSEFLLNAGYQDCQDMLVIYQRYVQQLRGRSLSFGTLNGEGFDEQAFEARLTPGRMPPMRCVYWIFKLQSRFMCGSLDEAREAADRAAELLGSMTGSILVKYYHFFSALTLAACFDEATPEKQHQSLEAIRDHHQQLAEWAEQCAENFRASERMVAGELARLEGKGNEATCAYEEAICTARESGFTHWVALASELAANFWRTRNAPIVSHAFAREARAAYRQWGARGKVQHLDAQWQHLDASGPADGSSTSSTESTQIDALTVVKTQQAISGEIVLERLVTTLLQAAIENAGAQRGALLLPGGDTLLVAATSSALPGKSSISPGGDSTQELPWTILSYVRRTHEPVLIGDASKPHPFSSDEYLARSGVRSVLCLPLMRQEQFSGALYLENNLATNAFSPARLALLGHIASQAAISIENARLYADVESARAALREANEELEQRVEVRTRELMQAQARLVDTARAVGMAEVASNVLHNVGNVLTSAVINLEMMQHAVGSSRVGRLKQATALLLKHREGLADFLAPGARGGNLPSYLAALAEELLGEQMRMVEDIGAMSRHIEHIRAIVQVQQTYARTSLMTEECDLAQLVDDALRIQMAALKRHGVALRREISPVPTMKVDKHKVLQILINLISNAKHALDAVPEGKRNMCVRMVVEGNQVRIQVEDDGIGIAPEIREKLFTHGFTTRHDGHGFGLHSSALAAQMLGGRLTLESEGRGKGAVATLEFPLS